In Vitis vinifera cultivar Pinot Noir 40024 chromosome 17, ASM3070453v1, one genomic interval encodes:
- the LOC100243943 gene encoding probable inactive receptor kinase At1g48480, protein MESPLPEFHDNVNVQPPLKRRRWWFCGMEHRRLVLLVVFLVIVEMLPAGKSDLAADRTALLGLRKVVSGRTLLWNVSQDSPCLWAGVKCEKNRVVGLRLPGCSLTGKIPAGIIGNLTELRVLSLRMNALEGPLPSDLGSCADLRNLYLFGNAFSGEIPASLFGLTKIVRLNLAANNLSGEISTDFNKLTRLKTLYLQENILSGSIPDLTLKLDQFNVSFNLLKGEVPAALRSMPASAFLGNSMCGTPLKSCSGGNDIIVPKNDKKHKLSGGAIAGIVIGSVVGFVLILIILFVLCGKKRGKKTSAVDVAAVKHSEVEIQGEKPIGEVENGNGYSVAAAAAAAMTGNGNAKGDMSNGGAKRLVFFGNAARVFDLEDLLRASAEVLGKGTFGTAYKAILEMGTVVAVKRLKDVTISENEFREKIEGVGAMDHEHLVPLRAYYYSRDEKLLVYDYMPMGSLSALLHGNKGAGRTPLNWEIRSGIALGAARGIEYLHSQGPSVSHGNIKSSNILLTKSYDARVSDFGLAHLVGPSSTPNRVAGYRAPEVTDPRKVSQKADVYSFGVLILELLTGKAPTHAILNEEGVDLPRWVQSIVREEWTSEVFDLELLRYQNVEEEMVQLLQLAIDCTAQYPDKRPPISEVTKRIEELCRSSLREYQDPQPDPVNDVDDLSSR, encoded by the exons ATGGAATCCCCATTGCCTGAATTTCATGATAATGTTAATGTTCAGCCACCATTAAAACGGCGGCGGTGGTGGTTTTGTGGGATGGAGCACCGCCGACTAGTGTTGCTAGTTGTTTTCTTGGTTATTGTCGAAATGTTGCCTGCCGGAAAATCAGATCTGGCGGCCGACAGGACGGCGCTTCTTGGGTTGCGGAAGGTGGTGAGTGGCCGGACTTTGCTGTGGAATGTGAGTCAGGATAGCCCCTGCCTATGGGCAGGAGTTAAGTGCGAGAAAAACAGGGTGGTGGGCCTCCGTCTCCCAGGCTGCTCCCTGACGGGGAAAATTCCAGCTGGGATTATCGGGAACCTGACTGAACTCCGCGTTCTCAGTCTCCGGATGAACGCCTTGGAGGGACCTCTGCCGTCGGATCTTGGCTCCTGTGCCGATCTTCGGAATCTTTACTTGTTTGGGAATGCATTTTCCGGCGAGATCCCGGCGTCTTTGTTCGGTCTTACCAAAATTGTTCGCCTGAACCTGGCCGCGAACAACTTATCCGGCGAGATCTCGACGGACTTTAACAAGCTCACTCGGTTGAAGACGCTGTATCTGCAGGAGAATATCCTCAGTGGCTCAATCCCCGATTTGACCCTAAAGCTTGATCAGTTCAATGTGTCCTTCAATCTATTAAAGGGTGAGGTTCCGGCGGCTCTGCGTTCAATGCCGGCATCGGCATTTTTAGGAAACTCTATGTGCGGTACGCCGCTAAAATCTTGCTCCGGCGGCAATGACATTATCGTCCCTAAGAATGACAAGAAGCATAAGTTATCCGGTGGTGCCATTGCCGGAATTGTGATCGGATCGGTGGTgggttttgttttaattttgataattttgtttgttttgtgcGGAAAGAAGAGGGGAAAGAAGACGAGTGCGGTGGATGTGGCGGCAGTGAAGCATTCGGAAGTTGAGATTCAGGGCGAGAAACCAATCGGAGAGGTAGAAAACGGAAATGGGTATTCGGTAGCTGCGGCTGCCGCGGCGGCAATGACCGGAAATGGAAATGCAAAGGGAGATATGAGCAATGGCGGGGCTAAAAGACTGGTGTTTTTCGGGAATGCAGCGAGGGTGTTTGATTTGGAGGATTTGTTGAGAGCATCGGCAGAGGTGTTGGGGAAGGGGACATTTGGGACGGCATACAAAGCCATTTTGGAGATGGGGACAGTGGTGGCTGTGAAGAGGCTCAAGGACGTGACAATTTCAGAGAATGAATTCAGGGAGAAGATTGAAGGGGTTGGAGCCATGGATCATGAACATTTGGTCCCCCTTCGGGCTTACTATTATAGCAGGGATGAGAAGCTTCTTGTGTACGATTACATGCCCATGGGAAGCTTGTCTGCACTACTCCATG GAAACAAAGGAGCAGGTAGGACTCCATTGAATTGGGAAATCAGATCAGGGATTGCTCTTGGAGCTGCTCGTGGTATTGAATACCTACACTCTCAAGGTCCTAGTGTCTCTCATGGAAAcattaaatcatcaaatatcctCCTCACCAAGTCTTATGATGCCCGGGTCTCTGATTTTGGCCTGGCTCATCTTGTTGGGCCCTCCTCCACACCTAACAGGGTTGCTGGCTACCGTGCCCCAGAGGTCACCGACCCTCGCAAGGTCTCTCAAAAGGCTGATGTTTATAGCTTTGGTGTGTTGATCTTGGAGCTTCTGACAGGTAAGGCCCCCACCCATGCCATCTTGAATGAGGAAGGGGTTGACCTCCCAAGATGGGTGCAGTCCATAGTCCGTGAGGAGTGGACTTCAGAGGTCTTTGATCTCGAGCTCCTCAGGTACCAGAATGTTGAGGAGGAGATGGTTCAGCTCTTACAACTTGCCATAGACTGCACTGCTCAGTACCCTGACAAGCGCCCGCCAATATCTGAAGTAACAAAGCGGATTGAGGAGCTTTGTCGCTCTAGTCTGCGAGAATATCAAGACCCACAACCCGACCCAGTCAATGATGTGGATGATTTGTCTTCTCGGTGA